The genome window CCATCCACGTAAGAAAATAAATGGACAAGACAACAGAAACATATGCAACAGGactatttcttttattaagaAAACCAACCTTGAAACTGACCTTTTCTCATTACTCTTTTTATAGTTTTGGTTATAGTGATCCTGATCAATATAAGCAGCAGAGGAATCACGCTCCGCCTTATTAGGAGGTTTGGCCGGTGAACTTGTTTCTGAAAGAGAACTAGCTGCAACGACTTCAGTGACATCAAGAATATGCTGAATGAATTCACACTGATGCACATCCAAATTCGCTTGCGAGAGTTGCAGCTCTAGGTGaagcttttcattttcttttcgaAGTGCCTCGTTGATGGGCATGCTCGGGTAGGAACAAGAAAGGGTTTTCTTCAACACAACCGCATCATCTAAGGAGGGATCTGGCTTCAGAATGACTTCTTGCACCTTCCTGTCTTCATCATCCAGCGTGTATTCACGCTGGTCCATTTCAATAACTTCCAACCTCTCCTGACAATATATGGAAAAACAGCAACACATTTAAGTAAAGAAAGCAGCCATTTCATTTTTCTTACACTACGTTTAAACTCCTGCCATTTTACCAGCTTGGATTATGCATTCCTTACCACATTTTGCTCATAACTAGAAAGCACAAGCCGCTCGTGTTAATATTACAGATTATAGACCAAATAGCACAAAATAACTGCAGTATCTATGAGAGTAAACAGTTAAACCAAGACTAGCTAGTGCAGATACCAATCTGTGATCGCCATATTTTTAACATTTCAATTAACATGGAAATATGATGCAGTAAAATGGAAAGTGTGGGGAAATTTTCAGTACCCTGACACGAGTATTGTCAACCAGAGTGATGAGGGGAATGATCTTCAAATATCTGTCAATCTCATTCTGAGCCTTCCTGAACTGATAAACAATGCTCCAACCCATAGCCAGAAGATAAAGATAGCTTCGATCCTGACAACTATTAACCAAGACATAAGACCTCCTCAATGCATCTTCAAACTGTTCCAGCGGCTCCCGGGTTTCTGGATACATCTTCAGGTCTGATATCTTGAGCTGTTCCAACAAATTGCCAATCAACTTGAGATGCAGCGCGAACTGCCTGCAATTCTTCTTGTGCATCTTGGCTGTGCTTGCCGCCTTCACTATCATCCCAATTAGCCTTGCTGCATCAATCCCAGTTAGCTGTGCAACATTTGCCATTTCACCAAGAAGTTCCCAAGAAGCCATTGTTTCCCCCACTCAACAACCCTCAATCCTATCCACTGTATTGTTCAACCCAATTATATACACATTCTGCAGATCAACACAACAATTCCAAAATTAGTTAGAACCAATCCTTTCTCCTCTTTCCATAACATTCCAATGTAGAATTTCACTTCTACACCTCGATCAGAATACCTAATTTCCCAAAAACTATTGCAAATCAAATCCAGTAACATCAAACCACCGCCATTAATGCAGATCCTCAAATTCCAGTGCTGCTCTTCCACTGAGACAAATTACAGTAAATCTCTCACATTCCTCTTCCACAAAGAGAAGATCAAAAGATAGTAAGAATGCAGAGAGAAAAGAAATGAAACTCAACTTCCAATAATTGgacaaaatatcaaaacaaaagCGTAGAAGTACTGATTAAACTCTTTAACGGCGTCACCTAATTGTAACTCCCACGGTCAGCTCACCGGATTTTACAGCCCTGATTCTTTCCAATTTCCAAATAAAACCTGTTTACAATGGAAATCAACTAACAAAAAGAGCATAGCATTATACTTATGCGCCATGCATATACAATTTCACTTTGTTTAGTAGAGCTCAAAAAGCCAAGTCCAGAACCAAGTGGCAACGATAATGGTTGGGTGGAGGTTCGAAGGGACAAGTCTGGTATTCTATCTTTCAAAATGTGGGACTAACTCCTACGAAGatataaaaaatagtaataataataataaagttacacgctataacttttggcatagtcATAAACAAATATATCATGTCAATTGCTTAACGTATTTTGACTATCTTACATGGAGTTGAATTAGGTTTTTTTTCGGTGTTCTCGTTGAAACACGGGAACATATTTCTTGCTTTTGGCTATCTTACATGGGttgaattagttttttttggTGTTCTAGTTGAAACACGCGAGCATATTTCTTGCTTTTGGGGGCATTGAGCCAAAGCTCAAGTACAGTTTATGTGCCATTTTTCTCCTCTATGACAAATTAATTAACTCTTTGCttatcctaacaagtggtacaaaaatatataacgtTATACAGATCATGAAGACGCCACAATTGACGAATATATTGACATCTTTGACGTGGTCCAGTTGTTTTCTTAGGTTGATCGAATGCGTTGAACAGTGTCAGATACATCATATACTATACGTTTGTAAAATTTGCGAGTGCACACGTGTGCATTTTTATCTGGTATGGAGTAAAGGGTCGTGAATTATGTTTGTAGGGTACGCAAACCGGTTATGCATGTCACGTCATTTTTAGTTGACAGAAATAAGGAGGCTGAAGAAGTGGTTGTGGGATCATTTTCTACACATTCAATTCCCTTTGCTTACACATTTCTTAGAACCAACCTAACGCCTTTGGcttttattttacttaatttttactttatattctttttatttgagTAGTGGGAATTTTTTGtatgatatatttatttagttttggaatGTGTTTGGGGGAGCGACTGGTAGGATATCAGTAGCACAGCCTTCGGGGTGACATTTTCACTAACAGATTGACTAGACCATCTGCGCTGCTGTGAATTATGATGCCGTAGTTGAGACTAATTAATCGTCAGCAAAGAAGTGAGTCATCAAATACATAATGGTTATAAGAGCACTCTTACCAGggtttttatttgatttatgtaAGATAAAATGTCAACATGGCATGAGAGATGAGGAGATGAGAGAGGGGAGGGAATCATATGCAAAGAAGCATTCATAGCACAGTAAAATGTGACCAATGAATTTTACAAACATCAGTTGTTGTGCGCGAAATGCGCACAGCAGCAGCTGCCCATGCAAGCGCGTGCAATGGCGGGCGGCGCTCCTAAGGCGCGCATGACacatcttatttttatttttattttttaaatatcagttttgtttgattttttttttatctcctcccattttctctttcatgaacacacttacaaaaactcctaaaaaacgcgaaaaaaaaaactcaatttataaggatgctctaagataTGTCAAATTAATTGTAGTATAAAAACTTTTGGAGGGgaacaaataattatatatatacagggAAGGTTCACGTGCGAATTAACTCtcaggtgaaaaaaaaaataaaaaatcttgatcgaataGACAAAAAGGTGCGccattttttgttttccataAATTCTAATAAgtgtttttttgttggttttttttttcttaatatctATAAACGTTTttgttaatttatattttttgttgggTTCTTTTTCTTAATATCTATAAACGTTTTTGTTAATTTATATCTAAAGTGATTACAAAACTTTGTACCTTGGGGTGCATAACTTAGCTTCATGCATGTGaaatatctgttcatatacacttaCGCCCAAACAAGTCAATGTCACTTCATGCCACttaaccacaagatctttggcaacataatattcattattattatactgaatatttatttttagtacattGAACGTTTTTTTAGATATAATACTAAAACATGagttttcaatatattaaacatTAATAACATTTCATTGTCGGTATAATAAAAGTGAATATTTTTCTACGCTCTGCATTGCAATGCGAACTATGATCCATATTATAATTTGCCAGGTATGTTGGCAAaatatgctatggacccgggtccatgttcacaattttaaaactctgtTCACAaattcagaactctatattcacaattttagatctcagtatacaaaattacattactcaatattcataattttgttatatagattcaaaattgtgttatattgttgaatatagagttatgaaattgtgaatatagagttctgtaattgtaaatatataattttaaaattatgagcatagaattttaaaattgtgaatatatagttctaaaatttgaacatggactcgggtccatagcataacaaCTCAGGTATGTTTTATTGGGCTTTTAGTCTAGACATTTTGCCCAGAGCACAATGATATTGTGCTATCGGTATGAATCCTTCATTGGGCTCCAATGGGGAAATTCGACGTGCCAAACCACTGCAATGCAGAACCGCAGATACGCAAATTATGCCCATAAAACCCAAAAGAAcaaagttaaaaaaatttaaaaggaaaGTTAGATATATCAATTAAGGATCATACTTGTGTGACCGTTTCACGAATTATTATTTCTGAGCTGGGTCGGACCGAGCTGGATCaatgtgaaaatgtaatacttatatggaCGAATGTAATATTAATGACGAATAAAGtctttgtaatatttttgagtaaaaatgtaatacttttaaataaaaaatataaaagtgttacatttttattCAAGAGTACTATACTTTTTCATAcaagtaataattttatttctgattagtataatattttttaatataaggaTTACCATTTTAACAAAGGATGACCACGAATCATGTTTTAAAAATGTAGCAGTAACAGTAAATATTCAGATTTGAATGTATTTGAAATATTGTAAGGTGGCAATAAATCTGGTCAGGAGAAATGTGTGTCCTCTCAGTCCCTCACACCATTATGTACCTCCTCTTGGCTCTTCATCTTTTCCCAATTTACCAACCCCCATAATgagatttgtttttattttttattttttcattatgaTTTTGTATCAACTTAAttgcttccttttttttttttttttctggaaagGAAATAATCTAAATTATTGAACTAGAACTTTACAAATATAAGAATTTTTACTGtagtttaaaaataagtaaCACTTTGAATATAGTTGTATATTGTGTTTCGTTCACATAATTAAGGGGTGACatgtaacattttaaaaaaggaaataataatttattatattcattaatgAGTTAACTGATCATTTAacataatgaaatgaaattaggGTGCAATGTAACAATTGACATAAATAGCATCGATATTGTATATGATGCTTTAGTTATGAATTATTATAGGGCGATCAAAGTCTTAAAGTAGCGTgataagtaaaataaataaataatgtatacATTCTCTCAATTTTAAAGATCAAGTTTTCAGAGACAATCTTGATCGAGTTCGTTGGATAATTGGTTTAGTAATCACAATGTTCAAAGCCTGACTTCCTGTGGAAGTTATACATTGACCCCCTTCGTTGAGTAAGTCAGTTATGAGTAACAAAGCTTAAACTCATTATGGCGAGCGCGAGCTTTTATGTAAATCAaaagattaattattttaatggttGATGTGTGCCTAATTCGTTATAAAATATGTCATTCATCTTAATTAGCCTTATAACAACCAAAGTGGCCTACATACGTTTATAATGATGTTAACACAAATCACTTTAGTCGTTTGTATATATTGAATTCACTCAACCAACTAATAAGTGTTTCGTAAATTCATTTGTAAAAGTAtcatcataatatattaaactTATACATTCTATATGAATAACACTTGGAACATGCGTTTATAGAATCTCTCATCCATATCACACTTGTTTATTTGTACTAGCTTATTATTTTATCCGAatataactatttaattttatgtCCAACTTCACACGATgattcaataatatttttttttttttgagagagattcaataatattataaactttcataTCTTTACATAGTGTAAATACCAACATCTACATCCTCAATTTAAcatttactattattaaatatatttttaatgtatattactccgtattattaatTCTGGTAGGATTTAATTACCACAACTGTACAAGGATATCATATGCGGTTCTTTTCCccctcaaaataaattttaaaacgCGAAGAACGGAGAAAATTGCGTGcgttaaataaatataaataaatacggagtaaataaaAACGGAACCGAATCTCTCTGCCGCCATCCACGCCGTAGGATTGGATCCCACGTCAGAAATTCCACATCGGATGCCTTTCTGTGACAGATCACTTGTCCAATAGCAGCCTCCCGCGTAAGCACACGTAGACCAATTAAGTCGCACGTGTGCCGAACCCGGGCCACACGCGCCATTGGGGATCCGAAGAAATAGGCAGTCGTATTCAACAACTGTAGCTAAAAATTTTGGCATTCTGGCGGGATTTTACAACAATTTCAaatccattttacatttttctattaattgtttttatttttattttcaccaaCTGCAAAACCCTAGGCCCCGCCTCTCTCTCATCATTTCCCTCCCTCTCCGACTCACtggcttctctctctctctctctctctctcctgcCGAGGATTTTCTCTCTGTTATACTTTTGCTAATCATGAGATTGCTGATTTTCAGGTTCGTAATTCCTCGGTTTTGAATGATACTTGATTATTTAGTTTGTTGTCGTGATTAGTGATTAGTCGTCTGTTGTGTAACTGTTCTGATTTCGTTTCATTTTGGCTACCGTTCTGTAAATTTTATGCTTCTGTGTGTTCAGTACGGCATGAGCTTCTGAATGAATTCATTTTctgtaattgatttttttttttttttttggttaaggTCCAGATTCGGTTTATGCTTGTTTAACGTGTACAGTTGTTTAATTAGCTAACCGGAGCAAGGAACATCTTTCTTGTGTTTGTGTAGTTTATGTTGAATAACTGTCTTGCTATTTAGAGAGAGTGTTTTGGCGATGTTTTCCTGATTAGgtttgtattttgttaatttatcaTGATCGGGTATATTTTGTGTTGATTTCAGATTTTGAAACTATAGGATACTGAAAGCTTGGATTATTTGAGGACGGAAGGTTTTGTGAGCAACGAAATAGAATAATGTCTCCCAGAGATAAGCAATCAAGGATCCATAAACAGAAAAGGCGGACAAGGAGTTCGAAGAACAAGTATTTGAAACCAGGTGCTCTTGCTCAGCTTCGGTATAGTAAGGTGTCAGCTGCCAAGTCTTGTACGGATCTTGGAAAGAAAAGGATAGCTGTGATGGATGCAGATGAGCCGAGTGTTGATGGTGAACTTGAAAGTGAAATTATTGCTAAAAGTCCCCTGATTTTATCTCCCGTTGGGTTTAGATTTGGTTCTGTGTGTTCACCATTTGATATGTCAAAGGTGAATAATCTGCAAAAGACTCCAAAGACACCTGGTGCTGAAGTTTGTGAGTCAGAGTCTCGACTTGAATCTCTCCCAATGGATTTGCTGGTatgcatattttattattttctgcTGTTGCTCTGCCAATCTATATATTATTCTTGGTATTCTGTTTCTTACTACTTATCAAGatgattttgttgtttttgatTTTGCTTGGTACTACCACTGATGTTTGAGTAGGCCTTTACTGGGAAATACAGATGCTCTGTTGTTGGAGCAGTAGACCATCTTTAATTCCTGAAATACTATCATATTTGacaaaaaagtaatacttttggTGATGATGTGGATATACATCATTGAGCTCTTACTAATCCATAATAATCTTTAACTATGTGTACAAAAAAGAGGATATTCTTTAGCTTTAGTTCTTATAGATTTTGCAAGAGACTCAATTGCAAATCTTTCAACATATGTaataaaagttttatttctGTCTTTCTTTGCACCTAAGTTATTTGTTATATGCtctatagaaaaaaaaaagagtgtcTTACATTCATATCAAAGTGGTGCATAGATCAGAAGCTGAAATTTGAAACTTGGTGATTTGCTACATTTGTTTGGTGGTTTGGATTCAATTGAGATCTTCAAATGTACTGATTCGTGTCTCTTTTGTGATTGAGGTGAAACTACTTTGCCACCTTCACCATGACCAACTCAAAGCTGTCTTCCATGTCTCCCAGAAGATCAGAAAGGCTGTGAGTTTCTCTTCCCTACTCTTCATTTTATGCCTGAGAAACAAAGAGACTAATTCTTGTACAACTGGATTTTAGGTGATTCAAGCAAGACAAttccattttaattatactactcCAGATCGAACTCGACAAGAGATGTTGAGGATCATGACTCCTCTTCCTACAGATCACTGGCCTTTTGTGAGGTAGGTATCTTGACCTTTTATCATCTACTAGATTTCATATGGTTGATTAAATTGATTCTGTTGATCTTTTCTAATATGGTGGACTAACTTGCAGCAAGGGTGATGGGAAAGATTTGGTTCCCAGCCCACACACCCCCAAGGCACCCAGGCATGGTCCCCGCCCTCCTTCTCGTCTCAAGCACACTGAAATGCGGCAAATTGCAGCCGTTCTCTTCCAGGAATCAGCATTTCCTTCTTCGAGGTGCTTGGTGCCATCTGTTCTGTCAAAGCCTTTATGCAAATCTCTAGGTTCCAACAGAGTTCTATTCTATGAAGATGAACTGTGCCAGGCCGTCGCACAGAATAAACTTCTTTGATTTGATTGCAGCGTGTTCCGTAGCTcctttgtgtgtgtatatatatggtagCATTAGTAGTGGAGGGGTTGCAGTTTTGTCAGGTCACGGGAGCACTTATTGGAGTTATGGTGATTGAAGAAGATTGGCTTAATTAGAGGTTTAGGTCTGAAGATTGTGAACCAATAATACGTTTAGTGCGTCAGTCAGTAATCGGTGGGGTCAGGTCTTGTGCATAGTTTTCCTGTATAACggattttaaatttaatagcTATATGGCGCAACATCTAGTTCGCCTGTTTGGAATTTCATCCAAATTTGCATTAtacatatttcattttcttcaaacTTGAATATGAGAGATTTAATGTgctaaaaaaatatgtattacCCTAATAGTGGTAGAATTGTATAGTGATTCAGGTGTTGACTCATCCACAAGTCATTATTTGACACAAACCATGAAAATTCAGAACCAATTGCTAGGTGGTAAAGCCATCCAAGACCATATTGCAATTTGCAAGCAAGCTAGCATCTTGGCAACTTTCTACTTAACATGCTTCAGATTCTCTCATTTTTGTTAATCTGCCTGCTTAGGATGATGCTCATATCAATTCATGGCATACTTTTGAGTCCAGCTACGAGCCATGGTTTCATACTTGGATCTGTCACTCTTGTACATGTGAGCTATTTCTGGAACCAATGGATCATCTGGATTTGGATCTGTTAGCAGTGAACATATTGAAAGCAAAACCTGCATCCAagccaaaaaataataattatttttcaatggtTTTAAAGAATTGGAGTTAGGTTACCTGTGATCTATAAAGTTACtgttgttgaacatataatatacaaaatataattgTCTGGTTTtactatcaatttaaaatttttaaaatgaaacacatattttaatttggtaataACGTGGGGAGTAGTACCTTTGATATGGTGAGTGCTGGGCTCCATTGATCCTTTAGGATATCCAAGCAGATGTTTCCATTATTGTTGATATTTGGATGAAAAACTTTGGTCCTGAAGGCAACCTGCAAGtgtaaaaatattttagcaTCATACTCATCCAGccttttttttactttttctccatttttggGTCATACCTTGGGAGGTTTGAAGGGGTAATCAGGGGGGAAATGGATGGTGACTTGGAAAACACCACCAGAATATGGACTGTCATTTGGACCAATAATGGTTGCTTGCCAATGAAACATATCTTGAGCCACTGGTCCTGAAATTTTGTACAATATATTTCTCATTATACTGAGACAAAATTGTCAATATCTTGTGGTCTACtgacacccggttgcactcccatatggaaaggGGTGAGTTTGAGTTTCAGTACTGAACCTCATCGATACAAGTAACATATTATTCGCCAGTTTCcttttacttaaatcaatcattcataaacttttttgtttttttgggaaaaatcaTAAACATGTTCTTTAATTACCAGTTTTGAATCAAACATGCATACCTGCACTGCATGATGTAGGAGGGTCTCTTTGCAGATCTCTAAGCTCCTTGAGAATCCTCCTGGAGGCCATTATTCCAGTTGATGTGTGCTAAGCTAAGAGACTACCAAAAACTACAAAAAAACACAGAAAATCACAAATTTTCTGCAGAAGGATATATAGATGTTTGTGTGATTTCTAGATATCTCAAGAGAGTGCTCCACACAACCATATATAAAGAGCTCTCATATGCACATACACACCCAAAAAGAATCAACCATTCAATTCAACAATTTCCTTGATGCACTGCCCATGGCATAGTATAGATTCTCTACACAGAAAGAAAGAGGGAATGGACCCTTTACTTTACTTTCAAtcatgttattatatattttatggaaagaaataatatatttttaaaaattccttTGGGATGATTTATATTCTTTTCAACCTTGTGAAAATCACACAAAGTTCTATATTCTCCACCTTAGCTTTTTGGGTTCCTATGACTTTATGGGATTTCCCATTCCTTCCGTTCAATTTTGGTCATGTTTGAGTACAGTGTAATTGGACGTGTAATATGCCCATATTCAAAGGCCATTGATTTAGAATCGTCAATTTTGAAGTGAATTGAACCAGATATTTAGAATTTAGAATATGCTCATTTAACAATTTAAGATAGGATATTAATTTGATAGGAGTAAATTTGTTCTGGAAGTGTGAGGGATTTgtaaaaatggaattatgatTCATTCATCATATCCAACTACAAAACATCAAAGAAGAACAACTAGCATAGGACAACTCAATTTTTCGATGGTtttaaaaaagagaaatttaaagataaaaagaaaTTCTTTGACATGGTCAGTTTGGTTTGAATTCTTTGCTCTGTATTTAGAGACATTTgagttttttgtaataactaTACCCAGTAAAAATATTtcaagcaatttttttttaatgattattcGAGTTAATcatcattttggtccctcaattatttttcaattgttaATGTAGtccataattttcaatttcaatcaatttaagaatttttaaagtttcatcAATTAAATGCTCTCAGGAACCAAAATAgcaattttcacatttttaaatttcgtcaatttAGTGCCTGGAagggtttaattaattatattttaaacaaaaattaaattggtTGAAATAAAAAACTATGGATTACATTGACAGTTAAAAAACAATTGAGAGACCAAAATATTGATTTTCGATCCTAAATTCTTTTTTACAAAAGTTGGGAATTATTTTGACTtgtcttaaaatattatattagtcTAGAAATGAAATCTGATCTTAATGGAATAAGTTAGGCTTGATGAgttgataaaattatttataaaagaaTCAACTCTGTAAAAAAAGAGATAGTGATTTGAAAATCATTGAACAACTTCGTGCATACTCGTTGGAGTCGTTGAAGTCCCCATTTCCAatttaacaaaaagaaaagtaatactccgtaataattagattttttatttttgaaatgaaAGTGTAGTGTCGACATTCAAAGAATGTATGCTATGATGAATGAGAAAGTCAAGTCAACCTCAAAGAAAATGATAACTGAACAAAGAGAAGTGTAACACCTCAACTCCaaaaagaaaatatcatttttaatccctcaactataatacatgtatcaattttggtccttgactattaaaattttcaaattaggttcatgactatttaatttgtatcacttttggtccttcacTATTAACATCTTCAAATTagatgcatgactattcattttgtatcaaatttggtcatgccgttaaattttccggccaaattttcGGCGAAGTCATGGGAGTAGccggcgtttttttttttattattattttttttattttaaagttttttttatatttaaaagttacgaagtattaaaataatttttaaaataaaaattaaataaactagtcggtcaccggtgacttcgccggaaatttggccggaaaaatTAACGGCAGaatcaaatgtgatacaaaatgaatagtcatgcacctaatttgaaaatgttaatagtcaaggaccaaatgtaatacaaattgaataatcatgcacctaatttgaaatttttaatagtcaaggaccaaaattgatacatatattatagttgagggactaaaaatgatattttctccaACTCCAAAACCACTGGAATCAAtcctttatatatttttattttttattttcagttctCCAGCTTTATTCTTTTTCTACTGCCAAAACAAAAGGATGAGAAGAAGAGGGTAGCGTGATGATTAGGCTGACTCTTCTGCCCATAGATAAGAGCAGACAGAAAAAAGAATATGATTTACTTTTCagtcaattttaactaatttaattaCTATTAGTTATTTGTTTTGGTTAAATAATCAAtgtgattaattaacttttgtaacaacttattgcttcaaaatagtaaaattcaaaaggctgctcaaaacaacttttctGTCAGCTTTGCTTtttaagaaagtcattttgtatgtaatcaactatcagctaatgTAATCAACTAGTTAAATCCActaacctaatcagctaacagctatttactaAACATCCACAATAATGCTATCCACTAGTTAAATCCACTAACctaatcaactaacaactatttactaaACATCCAAAATATCACACGAAAGCACCAATCACCATGACTACCAAAGCTACAGAGCAAATAGCAGAGAAATGCAGATTC of Ipomoea triloba cultivar NCNSP0323 chromosome 3, ASM357664v1 contains these proteins:
- the LOC116013243 gene encoding ubiquitin-conjugating enzyme E2 28-like — protein: MASRRILKELRDLQRDPPTSCSAGPVAQDMFHWQATIIGPNDSPYSGGVFQVTIHFPPDYPFKPPKVAFRTKVFHPNINNNGNICLDILKDQWSPALTISKVLLSICSLLTDPNPDDPLVPEIAHMYKSDRSKYETMARSWTQKYAMN
- the LOC116012391 gene encoding protein MID1-COMPLEMENTING ACTIVITY 1-like, with the protein product MASWELLGEMANVAQLTGIDAARLIGMIVKAASTAKMHKKNCRQFALHLKLIGNLLEQLKISDLKMYPETREPLEQFEDALRRSYVLVNSCQDRSYLYLLAMGWSIVYQFRKAQNEIDRYLKIIPLITLVDNTRVRERLEVIEMDQREYTLDDEDRKVQEVILKPDPSLDDAVVLKKTLSCSYPSMPINEALRKENEKLHLELQLSQANLDVHQCEFIQHILDVTEVVAASSLSETSSPAKPPNKAERDSSAAYIDQDHYNQNYKKSNEKRNNSSFSSKHDLPSSKGSHQYEQWHSDLLGCCSEPLLCIKTMFFPCGTLSRIATVAYNRHISSAEAFNEIMAYSLVLSCCCYTCCIRRKLRKKLSIVGGFIDDFLSHAMCCCCALVQEWREVEIRGIDGTQKTKTSPPPSQFMDSSMVQ
- the LOC116013242 gene encoding F-box protein At4g35930 — translated: MSPRDKQSRIHKQKRRTRSSKNKYLKPGALAQLRYSKVSAAKSCTDLGKKRIAVMDADEPSVDGELESEIIAKSPLILSPVGFRFGSVCSPFDMSKVNNLQKTPKTPGAEVCESESRLESLPMDLLVKLLCHLHHDQLKAVFHVSQKIRKAVIQARQFHFNYTTPDRTRQEMLRIMTPLPTDHWPFVSKGDGKDLVPSPHTPKAPRHGPRPPSRLKHTEMRQIAAVLFQESAFPSSRCLVPSVLSKPLCKSLGSNRVLFYEDELCQAVAQNKLL